The following is a genomic window from Candidatus Beckwithbacteria bacterium.
TACCCATGAGGAAATTGTGATGGATTTACTGCGAAAAAATATTGTGAGCTACAAAGATTTACCGGTAGCGGTTTATCACTTTTCGACCAAATTCAGAAACGAAGCCCGGGCCAGGTCAGGGATTTTAAGAGGCCGGGAGTTTATGATGAAGGATTTGTACAGCGCCCATACGGATGAAAAAGATTTAATGGATTATTACGAAAAAGTTAAAAAAGCGTATGGGAAAATTTTTACGAGATTAGGTTTTATGATTAAGGTAACGGAAGCGGCCGGGGGCGTGTTTACTGACAAAAATACCCATGAGTTTCAGGTTTTAAGCGAGGGGGGAGAAGACACGATTTATTACTGCGATAGTTGTGACTGGTCACAAAACCAGGAGATTTTTAAAGGGAAAGAAGGGGGTAAATGCCCGGATTGCAAGAAGGGAAAAATTATTAAAGCCAGGGCGATCGAAGTGGGCAACATTTTCCCTTTAGGAACCTGGTATGCCCAAAAAATGGGCATGTTTTACACTGATAAAAAAGGCGAGAAAAAACCGGTTTGGTTCGGCAGTTACGGCATCGGGCCAACCAGAGTAATGGGGGCGTTAGTGGAAGTTAATCATGATGATAAGGGAATGATTTGGCCAAAAGCGGTAGCGCCATATCAAGCGCACTTAATTAATTTACTTCGCGGATGCGGACTTAATCGGGATACCGGTTAGATTGGTGGTGTCGGAAAAAACCCTTCGACAAAGCTCAGGGCAAGTAAAATTAGAGTGGAAAAAAAGAGATTCTAACAAGACAGAACTTTTGGATTTGGGGGAGGTAATCAAGCGGTGCCAGACAAATTGATTGTTACCCACATTTTTCCGGATTTGGATGCGATTGCCAGCGTGTGGTTGTTGCAGCGGTTTGATGATGATTTAAAAACCGCCAAACTGGAGTTTGTTCCGGCCGGAAAAACTTATCAAAACCAAGCAGTGGACTCTGATCCGACGCTAATTCATGTGGATACGGGCATGGGCAGATTTGACCATCACCAAGACAATGAAAGAACTTGTGCGGCTAAGCTCGTCTTTAATTATTTAAAGAGCCAAAAAAAGATTAGTTTAAAATATCAAAGTGCTTTAGAAAGGTTAATTGAGATTGTGACTCAAGCGGACCAGTTTGAAGATTTTTATTGGGAAAAACCCAGCGATGACCGTTATGAGTTTTTCCTGCAATATTTACTGGATAATTTTAAGTTATCAGGCAAGTTAAACGATACGGAATTAGTTTATCAGGGGATGGCGCTTCTGGACGCGGTTTTATTCGGCTTAAGGCAGAAAATTGAATCGGAAAAAGAAATCGCCAAGGGAATTAAATTTAAATCAAAATGGGGCCGGAGTTTGGGGGTAGAAACGCAGATTATTTTTGACATTAAATTGGCCCACAAACTGGGTTTTAATTTAGTAGTGCGCAAAGAAACGGAGACGGGGTTTGTGTCAATTAAGTCACAGCCAAAGAAAGACCTAGATCTAGGTGAAGTTTATGACGAACTAAAAAAAGCGGATAGCCAAGCGGACTGGTTTTTTCATTCCAGTCGGCATATAATTTCTAATGGCTCGCGGCATAACAAAAATGTTAAACCGAGCCGTTTAAGTTTAAAAGAAATTATCGAGATAATAAAGAATATCAATCCGCCAGTTGGCGGAAAAGGGGGTGTTTTAAACGACAATGTCCATCATCGTCAAGGCGCAGCCAGGTGATTCAACTGACCAGTTAATCCGGAATTTCAAAAAGAAAGTTTTGCAGGACCAATTGTTAACGGAATTGAAAGACCGAGAGTTTTATAAAAAACCCTCAATGATTAAAAAAGAAAAAATGTCCGAATTTAAACGGTTAAAAAAACGCCGAAAAAAACTCAGATGCTTACGACAGCGACAATAACCAAAAGCTTAACAGCGGCGATGCTGAAAAAAGATGCCTTGCGGGTGTCGGTTTTGCGGCTGGCTTTGGCGGCGGTGAATAATGAAAAAATCGCCAAAGGCCGAGAGTTGGATGAAGCGGAAATAATCGCCTTGCTGCAAAAAGAGGTAAAAAAGCGACACGAAGCAATTGCGCTTTATAACCAAGGTAAACGGCCGGAATTGGCTCAAAAAGAAGCGGCTGAAATTAAAATTATCAATGAATATTTGCCGGCAATGATGGGTGAAAAAGAGTTGGGGGAATTAGTTAAAGCGATGAAGAAAAAAGGCGAGTTAGGAACCGATTTTGGCCAGGCGATGAGAACGGTAATGGCCAAGGTTAAAGGCAAAGCGGAGGGGAAATTGGTGGCCCAAATAGTGAAACAAGAGCTATGAAAGTAGTGGCGGAAGTTTCTTTTGTTGATGAGGTGGAAATTAAAAAGTTAAATTTTAAGTATCGAAAGATTAATCAGCCGACGGATGTTTTGTCGTTTCCCTTAGAAAATATGCAAGCCGGGCCGGATAAAATTATCCGCCTGGGCGATATTGTGATTTGCCGCCAACAGGCAAAGAAAAAAGGCCATAGTGTCGCTTTTTTAATTAAGCACGCTATGCTACATTTGTTGGGGGTTCATCATAAATGACTTTATATTTAAAATACCGGCCGCAAAAAATTAAAGAACTGGATCTGGAGTCAGTCCGGAAAACCTTAGGGGAAGTCCTGGCATCAAAAAATATTCCCCATGCTTGGTTATTCAGCGGGCCAAAAGGCACGGGCAAGACTTCCAGCGCCAGAATTTTAGCGAAAGTGGTTAACTGTTTGTCACGCAAAGGAGCAGAGCCGTGCAACAAGTGCAATAGTTGTCAGTTGTTCGGTTCGGGCAGATCTTTAGATTTAATTGAAATCGACGCGGCTTCGAACCGGGGAATTGACGACATCCGCGATTTACGGGAGAAAATTAAGCTGTCGCCTGCTCAAGCAAAATACAAAATTTATATTATTGACGAAGCGCACATGCTGACGGCCGAGGCGTTTAACGCGCTGTTAAAAACCTTAGAGGAGCCGCCGGCGCACGCCAAGTTTATTTTATGCACGACAGAAATAAATAGACTGCCGGCAACAATTGTGTCGCGTTGCTTTCAGGTTAAGTTTAACAAGGCAACAACCTCAGAAATTGTCCGTTCTTTGGAACGGGCAATCAAAGGGGAAGGGATAAAAATCAGGCCGGAAGACGTGGGGAAAATTGCTAAAAACAGCGATGGTAGTTTCCGGGATGCGGTGAAAATTTTAGAAGAATTAACCCAAACTGGGAAAACGATCAGTTCTAAACGGGTAGCAGAAGTGTTGGAAAAAGGGTTAGCCGGACAAGACTTAGATGATTGGTTGGTAATGGTTTATCATGGGGAAAAAGCCAAGGCATTAGATTGGTTTAACAAAGCGTTAAATGAGGGATTGGACGTTAGGCAATTTATCGTGACAGCTTTAGACCGGCTGCGGGAGATTTTGCTGAGACGTTTGGGAATAAGCGTAGAGGCTGAGGAGATTCCGGCAATTGATGATTTGGAAAAATTAAAAAAATTAATTGTCAAGCTGCTGCAGGTCGGTAAGGAAATGAAAGGGGCGGTGATTGAAAGCCTAGCGATAGAATTAATGATAGCGGAGTTGGAAGAGTCCCGATCCGAAGATCGAGGATCCACGACTGAAAAGTCGGGACAAAAACCATTAGTTAATAAATTAGGAAAATTAAGCCTGGAGACGGTGTTGGAAAAGTGGGGGCAAGTTTTGGAAGCAGTGCGGCCGCATAATCATAGTTTGGAGGCCTTGCTAAAAGCGACGAAACCGGCAGGTTTTGACGGCAAATGTTTAAACATTCAGGTTTTTTATAAATTTCACAAAGAGCAGTTGGAGTTGGACCGCTACCGGCAAATAATTGAGGAGACGATTGCCAAAGTGTTAGCCTACCCGGTAACGGTAAAATATTATTTAGGAGAGAGAAAATCCCGATCGATAGTCAAAACAGAATCAGAAAAAATAGAAGAAATTTTTACGAAGGGGGTGAATTAAAGTGTTTGATAAAGTCAAACAATTAGCCAACTTAAAAAAGATGCGCGACCAGGCGATGGCGATCCAGAAGCAACTAGCCCAGGAAGAAATTGAGATTAACGAAGACAACATTAAAATTGTGATCAGCGGTGACCAAAAATTAAAATTATTGGAAATTGACGGTTTAACTAACGAGAGGGTTTTAGAATTGATTAACAAAGCCATTAAAAAATCACAGGAGATGGCGGCCAAAAAATTAGCAGAAATGAGCGGCGGTTTAAGCGGTTTATTAAAAGGCCAAAGTCCATTAGGAGAATAGAGTTAGATTTTTTCGATTCGAAACTTGGTTTCCACCGGGGGATTTAAGAATTGGCGGGAAGCATTGCCGGAGCGTAAAAATATTTCCATAAACGGATCGTCGCCGCCGGAACTGCCGGGAGCAAAGGCCATATCGCCGGATTTTACTTCAAAATTGCCGTTGGCATAAATACCGGTTTGATAAATATGATTAATGACCATGCGGATTTTGGCGCCGGCCGTTAGTTTGATCTGTGAGCGGCGGGTGGTGGTTTTAATGTTGCCGTAGGGATCGATGTGGCTGATGCGGTTTTCCGGGATGGCCGGAATACTGTCAACCGTGACCGGTTTACCTAAATATTGATTGGTTTTGCCTTTGATAATACCGGCGGCGGCGTAGGGATAAAAGTCACGGGAGCGGAACTGGGAACCATGATTTTGGGTTTTGATAAGACGG
Proteins encoded in this region:
- a CDS encoding DHH family phosphoesterase yields the protein MPDKLIVTHIFPDLDAIASVWLLQRFDDDLKTAKLEFVPAGKTYQNQAVDSDPTLIHVDTGMGRFDHHQDNERTCAAKLVFNYLKSQKKISLKYQSALERLIEIVTQADQFEDFYWEKPSDDRYEFFLQYLLDNFKLSGKLNDTELVYQGMALLDAVLFGLRQKIESEKEIAKGIKFKSKWGRSLGVETQIIFDIKLAHKLGFNLVVRKETETGFVSIKSQPKKDLDLGEVYDELKKADSQADWFFHSSRHIISNGSRHNKNVKPSRLSLKEIIEIIKNINPPVGGKGGVLNDNVHHRQGAAR
- a CDS encoding GatB/YqeY domain-containing protein, translating into MLTTATITKSLTAAMLKKDALRVSVLRLALAAVNNEKIAKGRELDEAEIIALLQKEVKKRHEAIALYNQGKRPELAQKEAAEIKIINEYLPAMMGEKELGELVKAMKKKGELGTDFGQAMRTVMAKVKGKAEGKLVAQIVKQEL
- the ybeY gene encoding rRNA maturation RNase YbeY yields the protein MKVVAEVSFVDEVEIKKLNFKYRKINQPTDVLSFPLENMQAGPDKIIRLGDIVICRQQAKKKGHSVAFLIKHAMLHLLGVHHK
- the dnaX gene encoding DNA polymerase III subunit gamma/tau; translation: MTLYLKYRPQKIKELDLESVRKTLGEVLASKNIPHAWLFSGPKGTGKTSSARILAKVVNCLSRKGAEPCNKCNSCQLFGSGRSLDLIEIDAASNRGIDDIRDLREKIKLSPAQAKYKIYIIDEAHMLTAEAFNALLKTLEEPPAHAKFILCTTEINRLPATIVSRCFQVKFNKATTSEIVRSLERAIKGEGIKIRPEDVGKIAKNSDGSFRDAVKILEELTQTGKTISSKRVAEVLEKGLAGQDLDDWLVMVYHGEKAKALDWFNKALNEGLDVRQFIVTALDRLREILLRRLGISVEAEEIPAIDDLEKLKKLIVKLLQVGKEMKGAVIESLAIELMIAELEESRSEDRGSTTEKSGQKPLVNKLGKLSLETVLEKWGQVLEAVRPHNHSLEALLKATKPAGFDGKCLNIQVFYKFHKEQLELDRYRQIIEETIAKVLAYPVTVKYYLGERKSRSIVKTESEKIEEIFTKGVN
- a CDS encoding YbaB/EbfC family nucleoid-associated protein; this translates as MFDKVKQLANLKKMRDQAMAIQKQLAQEEIEINEDNIKIVISGDQKLKLLEIDGLTNERVLELINKAIKKSQEMAAKKLAEMSGGLSGLLKGQSPLGE
- a CDS encoding SAM-dependent chlorinase/fluorinase, which gives rise to MSSLPYIHLIADYGTGDLSFAEVIQRFKFLLPDVELYPLSTPPFSTLNTGFFIAQLAVYNPSHNLFIYSNTAPRKDDHKKREANAGELFKYARLKNNAQICAVDAGWCFSFVKDEIVKFRLIKTQNHGSQFRSRDFYPYAAAGIIKGKTNQYLGKPVTVDSIPAIPENRISHIDPYGNIKTTTRRSQIKLTAGAKIRMVINHIYQTGIYANGNFEVKSGDMAFAPGSSGGDDPFMEIFLRSGNASRQFLNPPVETKFRIEKI